The region AGGCGCTGGAGGTCGCCGCCGTCGCGGGCGCCACCGTCAACGAGTACGGCGTGATGACCCCGGCGCGTGGCCCGCTGGACGCCGCCCGCAACTACTACCCGGCGGTGTACGCCCGCCTGCCCGAACTGCTGCAACTCCTCGGCGCGTCGGGCATCATCATGATGCCGAGCAAGGCCGACCGCGAGGGACCGCTGGGGCCGCAGATCAGCAAATACCTGCAAGCCGGAAACGCGAGCGCGGAGGACCGGCTGAAGCTCTTCCGGCTCGCCTGGGACATGTCCATGAGCAGTTTCGGCGGGCGCCAGAGCCTCTACGAGAAGTTCTTCTTCGGGGACCCCGTGCGGATGCACTCGGCGCTGTACGAGGTCTACAACAAGCAGCCGTACGTGGAGCGCATCGGGGCGTTCCTGAACCGCAGCGAGAAGGCGGAGGGGGTGGCGGCCGATGACTGAGAGCCGTCAGGCGTCAGCCGTCAGCACTCAGGAAAGGGCAGCCGCCGATGTCATCCGCATCGCCCACACCGTCTTTACCGTCACGGACCTGGACGCCTCGCGCGACTTCTACGTGGGGCTGCTGGGCCTGAACGTCCTGCACGAGGAGCCGGGAGCGCTCTACTTGCGCGGCGTAGAGGACCGCGAGTGGACGCTGAAGCTGGAGCAGGCCCCCGAGGCGGGCGTGCGGCACCTAGCCTACCGGGTCCGGACGGACGCCTGCCTGGACGGGCTGGTGGCCCTGGCCGAGCGTGAGGGGCTCCCCTACCGCTGGGAGGAGGAACTCGATCGGCCCCGGCTGCTGCGGATGCAGGACCCCTTCGGCGTGCCCGTCGCCTTTTACCGCGAGAGCCGCACGCACCGCTGGCTGTTGCAGGACTACCACCTCCACCGGGGGCCGGGCCTGCAACGGGTGGACCACGTCAACGTGATGACCCCCGATGTGGGCAGCATGATGGCCTGGTACGGCGAGCGGCTGGGCTTCCGGGCGTCCGAGCTGACGGAGGACGAGGACGGGCGCATCTGGGCGGCCTGGATTCAGCGGCGGGGGGGCGTCCACGACCTCGCCATGACGAACGGCGCCGGGCCGAGGCTGCACCACTGGGCCTACTGGATGCCCGACGCCATGAGCATCATCCGGGCGTGCGACATCCTCGCGGGGGCGCGGCAGCCCGAACGCATCGAGCGCGGGCCGGGGCGGCACGGCATCTCCAACGCCTTTTTTCTGTATGTCCGCGACCCCGACGGGCACCGCATCGAGCTGTACACCTCCGACTACGTGACGGTGGACCCCGACTTCGAGACGATCCGCTGGCAGCGCGACGATCCCCGCCGCCAGACGCTGTGGGGGGCCAAGACGCCCCGGAGTTGGTTCGAGGAGGGCTCGCGGATGGAAGCCTTTGACGGAGGCTGGGTGGCCCTGACCGAGAGCGAGCTGAAGGGGATGCCCAGCAATGTCATCTGAGCGGGTCATTCCCGACAACCTCCTGTCCGGCCTGGCTGACGAGTTGGAGGGGGCGGAGGCGACGGGGGCGCAACTCGCCCCCTTCTCCGAACGCTTCCCCGGCATGACGATTGCCGACGCCTACGCGGTGCAGCGGGCGTGGGTGGCGCGGAAGGTGGCGGGCGGGCGACGCCTCCTGGGACACAAGATCGGCCTGACCTCGCGGGCGATGCAGATGGCCTCGCAAATCACCGAGCCGGACTACGGGGCGCTGCTGGACGACATGTTCTTCGAGCCGAACGGGGACATTCCCCTGTCGCGCTTCGTGGCGCCCAAGGTCGAGGTCGAACTGGCCTTCCTGCTCAACGCCGACCTGCACGGCCCC is a window of Deinococcus terrestris DNA encoding:
- the hpaD gene encoding 3,4-dihydroxyphenylacetate 2,3-dioxygenase, with product MTESRQASAVSTQERAAADVIRIAHTVFTVTDLDASRDFYVGLLGLNVLHEEPGALYLRGVEDREWTLKLEQAPEAGVRHLAYRVRTDACLDGLVALAEREGLPYRWEEELDRPRLLRMQDPFGVPVAFYRESRTHRWLLQDYHLHRGPGLQRVDHVNVMTPDVGSMMAWYGERLGFRASELTEDEDGRIWAAWIQRRGGVHDLAMTNGAGPRLHHWAYWMPDAMSIIRACDILAGARQPERIERGPGRHGISNAFFLYVRDPDGHRIELYTSDYVTVDPDFETIRWQRDDPRRQTLWGAKTPRSWFEEGSRMEAFDGGWVALTESELKGMPSNVI